A stretch of the Solanum dulcamara chromosome 6, daSolDulc1.2, whole genome shotgun sequence genome encodes the following:
- the LOC129891139 gene encoding probable amino acid permease 7 isoform X2, which translates to MGFDEEVDSQMPFLDPNYVSSSSSSSTPSSTLALKRTGNEWTALAHIITAVIGSGVLSLAWSMAQLGKRNAWFCGIAVRVNFIKLAIIYTITSASSIQAIQKSNCYHDQGHETTCGYESTSYMVIFGLIQVIVSQIPDFPNMKWLSIVAAVMSFTYSIIGSALGLAKVIENGEIKGSITGLPSSTVAEKVWLVAQALGNIAFAFPFSLIFLEVQDTLKAPPPEKITMKKVSIMAACVTTFFYLCCGGFGYAAFGNSTPGNLLTGFGFYEPYWLVDFANACVILHLVGGYQVFSQPIFADVERWLYRKFPESKFVHKNHTLKPLSMLPLRLNFMRLFFRTAYVALMTGIAVLFPYFNQVIGVSGAITFWPIVVYFPVEMYLTQKKIESWKSKAIALRVFTMVCLVVILYAFVGSIRGVIVARFG; encoded by the exons ATGGGGTTTGATGAAGAAGTTGACTCTCAGATGCCATTTTTGGACCCAAAttatgtttcttcttcttcttcttcttctacccCATCATCTACGCTTGCCCTCAAGAGAACAG GAAATGAATGGACAGCTTTGGCACATATAATTACAGCAGTAATAGGTTCTGGGGTCCTATCACTAGCATGGAGCATGGCACAGCTAG GAAAAAGAAATGCCTGGTTTTGTGGAATTGCTGTTCGTGTAAATTTCATCAAGCTTGCAATTATATATACGATTACATCCGCCTCCAGTATACA AGCTATCCAGAAATCAAACTGCTATCATGATCAGGGTCACGAGACTACCTGTGGATATGAAAGTACTAGTTATATGGTAATATTTGGATTAATCCAAGTTATAGTGTCTCAAATTCCTGATTTTCCGAATATGAAGTGGCTCTCCATAGTTGCTGCTGTCATGTCCTTCACATATTCAATTATCGGATCAGCACTTGGCTTAGCCAAAGTAATAG AAAATGGAGAAATCAAAGGCAGCATTACAGGACTGCCAAGTTCTACAGTTGCTGAGAAAGTATGGTTGGTTGCTCAAGCGCTCGGGAACATTGCCTTTGCCTTTCCATTCTCTCTTATATTTCTGGAGGTTCAG GACACATTAAAGGCACCTCCTCCAGAAAAGATCACCATGAAGAAGGTCTCAATAATGGCAGCCTGTGTTACAACTTTTTTCTACCTTTGCTGTGGAGGATTTGGTTATGCAGCCTTTGGTAATTCCACACCAGGGAATCTCTTGACAGGGTTTGGTTTCTATGAACCATATTGGCTTGTAGACTTTGCTAATGCATGTGTTATTCTTCATCTTGTTGGTGGATATCAG GTTTTCAGCCAGCCAATATTTGCAGATGTTGAGAGATGGCTTTACAGAAAATTCCCAGAAAGCAAGTTTGTTCACAAAAATCACACTCTGAAACCTCTATCAATGCTGCCACTTCGATTGAATTTTATGAGATTATTCTTCCGAACAGCGTATGTTGCATTAATGACTGGGATTGCTGTATTGTTTCCTTACTTTAACCAGGTCATAGGGGTGTCCGGAGCAATAACATTTTGGCCTATCGTCGTTTATTTCCCTGTAGAGATGTACTTAActcagaaaaaaattgaaagttgGAAAAGCAAAGCTATCGCTCTTCGCGTCTTCACAATGGTATGCCTGGTTGTGATATTGTACGCATTTGTTGGGTCTATCAGAGGAGTGATAGTTGCTAGGTTTGGGTAA
- the LOC129891139 gene encoding probable amino acid permease 7 isoform X1, producing MGFDEEVDSQMPFLDPNYVSSSSSSSTPSSTLALKRTGNEWTALAHIITAVIGSGVLSLAWSMAQLGWIAGPLTMLVFTCVSLTSAFLLCNCYKSPDPEIGPNRNGCYLDAVQKILGKRNAWFCGIAVRVNFIKLAIIYTITSASSIQAIQKSNCYHDQGHETTCGYESTSYMVIFGLIQVIVSQIPDFPNMKWLSIVAAVMSFTYSIIGSALGLAKVIENGEIKGSITGLPSSTVAEKVWLVAQALGNIAFAFPFSLIFLEVQDTLKAPPPEKITMKKVSIMAACVTTFFYLCCGGFGYAAFGNSTPGNLLTGFGFYEPYWLVDFANACVILHLVGGYQVFSQPIFADVERWLYRKFPESKFVHKNHTLKPLSMLPLRLNFMRLFFRTAYVALMTGIAVLFPYFNQVIGVSGAITFWPIVVYFPVEMYLTQKKIESWKSKAIALRVFTMVCLVVILYAFVGSIRGVIVARFG from the exons ATGGGGTTTGATGAAGAAGTTGACTCTCAGATGCCATTTTTGGACCCAAAttatgtttcttcttcttcttcttcttctacccCATCATCTACGCTTGCCCTCAAGAGAACAG GAAATGAATGGACAGCTTTGGCACATATAATTACAGCAGTAATAGGTTCTGGGGTCCTATCACTAGCATGGAGCATGGCACAGCTAGGTTGGATTGCTGGTCCATTGACTATGCTCGTATTTACTTGTGTCAGTCTTACTTCTGCATTTCTTCTCTGCAATTGCTATAAGTCTCCTGATCCAGAAATTGGCCCCAATAGGAATGGCTGCTATCTTGATGCTGTACAGAAGATTTTAG GAAAAAGAAATGCCTGGTTTTGTGGAATTGCTGTTCGTGTAAATTTCATCAAGCTTGCAATTATATATACGATTACATCCGCCTCCAGTATACA AGCTATCCAGAAATCAAACTGCTATCATGATCAGGGTCACGAGACTACCTGTGGATATGAAAGTACTAGTTATATGGTAATATTTGGATTAATCCAAGTTATAGTGTCTCAAATTCCTGATTTTCCGAATATGAAGTGGCTCTCCATAGTTGCTGCTGTCATGTCCTTCACATATTCAATTATCGGATCAGCACTTGGCTTAGCCAAAGTAATAG AAAATGGAGAAATCAAAGGCAGCATTACAGGACTGCCAAGTTCTACAGTTGCTGAGAAAGTATGGTTGGTTGCTCAAGCGCTCGGGAACATTGCCTTTGCCTTTCCATTCTCTCTTATATTTCTGGAGGTTCAG GACACATTAAAGGCACCTCCTCCAGAAAAGATCACCATGAAGAAGGTCTCAATAATGGCAGCCTGTGTTACAACTTTTTTCTACCTTTGCTGTGGAGGATTTGGTTATGCAGCCTTTGGTAATTCCACACCAGGGAATCTCTTGACAGGGTTTGGTTTCTATGAACCATATTGGCTTGTAGACTTTGCTAATGCATGTGTTATTCTTCATCTTGTTGGTGGATATCAG GTTTTCAGCCAGCCAATATTTGCAGATGTTGAGAGATGGCTTTACAGAAAATTCCCAGAAAGCAAGTTTGTTCACAAAAATCACACTCTGAAACCTCTATCAATGCTGCCACTTCGATTGAATTTTATGAGATTATTCTTCCGAACAGCGTATGTTGCATTAATGACTGGGATTGCTGTATTGTTTCCTTACTTTAACCAGGTCATAGGGGTGTCCGGAGCAATAACATTTTGGCCTATCGTCGTTTATTTCCCTGTAGAGATGTACTTAActcagaaaaaaattgaaagttgGAAAAGCAAAGCTATCGCTCTTCGCGTCTTCACAATGGTATGCCTGGTTGTGATATTGTACGCATTTGTTGGGTCTATCAGAGGAGTGATAGTTGCTAGGTTTGGGTAA
- the LOC129891139 gene encoding probable amino acid permease 7 isoform X3, with translation MGFDEEVDSQMPFLDPNYVSSSSSSSTPSSTLALKRTGKRNAWFCGIAVRVNFIKLAIIYTITSASSIQAIQKSNCYHDQGHETTCGYESTSYMVIFGLIQVIVSQIPDFPNMKWLSIVAAVMSFTYSIIGSALGLAKVIENGEIKGSITGLPSSTVAEKVWLVAQALGNIAFAFPFSLIFLEVQDTLKAPPPEKITMKKVSIMAACVTTFFYLCCGGFGYAAFGNSTPGNLLTGFGFYEPYWLVDFANACVILHLVGGYQVFSQPIFADVERWLYRKFPESKFVHKNHTLKPLSMLPLRLNFMRLFFRTAYVALMTGIAVLFPYFNQVIGVSGAITFWPIVVYFPVEMYLTQKKIESWKSKAIALRVFTMVCLVVILYAFVGSIRGVIVARFG, from the exons ATGGGGTTTGATGAAGAAGTTGACTCTCAGATGCCATTTTTGGACCCAAAttatgtttcttcttcttcttcttcttctacccCATCATCTACGCTTGCCCTCAAGAGAACAG GAAAAAGAAATGCCTGGTTTTGTGGAATTGCTGTTCGTGTAAATTTCATCAAGCTTGCAATTATATATACGATTACATCCGCCTCCAGTATACA AGCTATCCAGAAATCAAACTGCTATCATGATCAGGGTCACGAGACTACCTGTGGATATGAAAGTACTAGTTATATGGTAATATTTGGATTAATCCAAGTTATAGTGTCTCAAATTCCTGATTTTCCGAATATGAAGTGGCTCTCCATAGTTGCTGCTGTCATGTCCTTCACATATTCAATTATCGGATCAGCACTTGGCTTAGCCAAAGTAATAG AAAATGGAGAAATCAAAGGCAGCATTACAGGACTGCCAAGTTCTACAGTTGCTGAGAAAGTATGGTTGGTTGCTCAAGCGCTCGGGAACATTGCCTTTGCCTTTCCATTCTCTCTTATATTTCTGGAGGTTCAG GACACATTAAAGGCACCTCCTCCAGAAAAGATCACCATGAAGAAGGTCTCAATAATGGCAGCCTGTGTTACAACTTTTTTCTACCTTTGCTGTGGAGGATTTGGTTATGCAGCCTTTGGTAATTCCACACCAGGGAATCTCTTGACAGGGTTTGGTTTCTATGAACCATATTGGCTTGTAGACTTTGCTAATGCATGTGTTATTCTTCATCTTGTTGGTGGATATCAG GTTTTCAGCCAGCCAATATTTGCAGATGTTGAGAGATGGCTTTACAGAAAATTCCCAGAAAGCAAGTTTGTTCACAAAAATCACACTCTGAAACCTCTATCAATGCTGCCACTTCGATTGAATTTTATGAGATTATTCTTCCGAACAGCGTATGTTGCATTAATGACTGGGATTGCTGTATTGTTTCCTTACTTTAACCAGGTCATAGGGGTGTCCGGAGCAATAACATTTTGGCCTATCGTCGTTTATTTCCCTGTAGAGATGTACTTAActcagaaaaaaattgaaagttgGAAAAGCAAAGCTATCGCTCTTCGCGTCTTCACAATGGTATGCCTGGTTGTGATATTGTACGCATTTGTTGGGTCTATCAGAGGAGTGATAGTTGCTAGGTTTGGGTAA
- the LOC129891139 gene encoding probable amino acid permease 7 isoform X4 has translation MGFDEEVDSQMPFLDPNYVSSSSSSSTPSSTLALKRTGNEWTALAHIITAVIGSGVLSLAWSMAQLGWIAGPLTMLVFTCVSLTSAFLLCNCYKSPDPEIGPNRNGCYLDAVQKILGKRNAWFCGIAVRVNFIKLAIIYTITSASSIQAIQKSNCYHDQGHETTCGYESTSYMVIFGLIQVIVSQIPDFPNMKWLSIVAAVMSFTYSIIGSALGLAKVIENGEIKGSITGLPSSTVAEKVWLVAQALGNIAFAFPFSLIFLEVQDTLKAPPPEKITMKKVSIMAACVTTFFYLCCGGFGYAAFGNSTPGNLLTGFSASQYLQMLRDGFTENSQKASLFTKITL, from the exons ATGGGGTTTGATGAAGAAGTTGACTCTCAGATGCCATTTTTGGACCCAAAttatgtttcttcttcttcttcttcttctacccCATCATCTACGCTTGCCCTCAAGAGAACAG GAAATGAATGGACAGCTTTGGCACATATAATTACAGCAGTAATAGGTTCTGGGGTCCTATCACTAGCATGGAGCATGGCACAGCTAGGTTGGATTGCTGGTCCATTGACTATGCTCGTATTTACTTGTGTCAGTCTTACTTCTGCATTTCTTCTCTGCAATTGCTATAAGTCTCCTGATCCAGAAATTGGCCCCAATAGGAATGGCTGCTATCTTGATGCTGTACAGAAGATTTTAG GAAAAAGAAATGCCTGGTTTTGTGGAATTGCTGTTCGTGTAAATTTCATCAAGCTTGCAATTATATATACGATTACATCCGCCTCCAGTATACA AGCTATCCAGAAATCAAACTGCTATCATGATCAGGGTCACGAGACTACCTGTGGATATGAAAGTACTAGTTATATGGTAATATTTGGATTAATCCAAGTTATAGTGTCTCAAATTCCTGATTTTCCGAATATGAAGTGGCTCTCCATAGTTGCTGCTGTCATGTCCTTCACATATTCAATTATCGGATCAGCACTTGGCTTAGCCAAAGTAATAG AAAATGGAGAAATCAAAGGCAGCATTACAGGACTGCCAAGTTCTACAGTTGCTGAGAAAGTATGGTTGGTTGCTCAAGCGCTCGGGAACATTGCCTTTGCCTTTCCATTCTCTCTTATATTTCTGGAGGTTCAG GACACATTAAAGGCACCTCCTCCAGAAAAGATCACCATGAAGAAGGTCTCAATAATGGCAGCCTGTGTTACAACTTTTTTCTACCTTTGCTGTGGAGGATTTGGTTATGCAGCCTTTGGTAATTCCACACCAGGGAATCTCTTGACAGG GTTTTCAGCCAGCCAATATTTGCAGATGTTGAGAGATGGCTTTACAGAAAATTCCCAGAAAGCAAGTTTGTTCACAAAAATCACACTCTGA
- the LOC129891983 gene encoding probable amino acid permease 7 isoform X2, whose translation MDVQRSLEQEKTSGKDDVDTIRTGTLWTAVAHIISAVIGAGVLSLAWCTAQLGWIAGPITLLCFAVVTYISASLICDCYRSPDPITGTRNPSYIDAVRVNLGKKWTWFCGLLQYVSFYGTAIAYVITSATSMREIQRSNCYHKGGEIANCQTGTTTFMLIFGIIQIVTSQIPDFHNMAWLSVVAALMSFCYSFIGLGLGFSKVIDNRGIKGSIVGIPTRSAAQKIWLVFQALGDIAFAYPYSIILLEIQDTLKSPPPENQTMKKASISAIVITTFFYLCCSCFGYAAFGNDTPGNLLTGFYEPFWLVDFANACIVLHLVGGYQVYSQPVFAFVEKGATQKYPESRFINKFYAIKLPVLPAIHLNFFRLCFRTLYVISTTAIAIAFPYFNQVLGILGALNFWPMTIYFPVEMYIVQRKIGAWTKKWILLEGFSMICLIVSVLGLIGSIEGIVSAKLAKM comes from the exons ATGGATGTTCAACGTTCTCTAGAACAAGAGAAAACTTCAGGCAAAGATGATGTAGATACAATTAGAACTG GAACTTTGTGGACTGCAGTTGCACACATAATTTCAGCTGTAATTGGAGCTGGTGTGCTCTCTCTAGCCTGGTGCACAGCACAATTAGGATGGATTGCAGGGCCAATCACCCTGCTTTGTTTTGCAGTTGTTACATACATATCTGCATCTCTCATATGTGACTGTTACAGGTCACCTGATCCCATAACAGGAACGCGAAATCCGTCTTACATTGATGCTGTTAGAGTTAATCTTG GCAAGAAATGGACGTGGTTTTGTGGTTTGCTTCAGTATGTGAGCTTCTATGGGACTGCTATTGCCTATGTAATTACAAGTGCAACAAGTATGAG AGAAATTCAGAGATCAAATTGTTACCACAAAGGAGGAGAAATAGCCAATTGCCAGACTGGGACAACCACTTTCATGCTGATTTTTGGCATTATTCAGATAGTAACATCGCAGATACCAGATTTTCATAACATGGCGTGGTTATCTGTTGTTGCTGCGTTAATGTCATTCTGTTACTCTTTCATCGGATTGGGCCTTGGATTTTCTAAAGTGATTG ATAATAGGGGTATCAAGGGAAGTATTGTGGGAATACCAACAAGGAGTGCTGCTCAGAAGATATGGCTAGTTTTCCAGGCACTCGGAGACATTGCTTTTGCCTATCCTTATTCGATTATTCTCCTTGAGATACAG GATACACTAAAATCGCCTCCACCAGAAAATCAGACCATGAAGAAGGCGTCAATAAGCGCGATAGTTATCACCACTTTCTTCTATCTATGCTGTAGCTGCTTCGGCTATGCAGCCTTTGGGAACGACACACCAGGGAACCTCTTGACAGGTTTCTACGAGCCATTTTGGCTTGTTGATTTTGCCAATGCCTGCATAGTCCTTCATCTGGTTGGAGGGTATCAG GTATACAGCCAGCCAGTATTCGCATTTGTTGAAAAAGGGGCAACTCAGAAGTACCCTGAGAGCAGattcataaataaattttatgccATCAAACTCCCGGTGTTGCCAGCTATCCACTTGAACTTCTTCCGGTTATGTTTTCGGACTCTATATGTTATATCTACAACAGCAATAGCAATAGCATTTCCTTACTTCAATCAGGTATTAGGAATCTTGGGAGCATTGAACTTTTGGCCTATGACCATCTATTTCCCAGTAGAAATGTATATTGTGCAAAGAAAAATTGGAGCTTGGACAAAAAAATGGATACTTCTTGAAGGTTTCAGTATGATCTGTTTGATTGTATCTGTACTGGGCTTGATTGGATCAATTGAGGGAATAGTTAGTGCTAAATTAGCTAAAATGtaa
- the LOC129891983 gene encoding probable amino acid permease 7 isoform X1 has product MAGGIEHNPQTPLLPATLSASSDTNVVYSDSGKKGTIWTAVAHVITAVIGAGVLSLAWSIAQLGWIAGPLAILFFAAVTLFSTSILCDCYKSPDSELGPTTNHSLLEAARFYFGKKWTWFCGLLQYVSFYGTAIAYVITSATSMREIQRSNCYHKGGEIANCQTGTTTFMLIFGIIQIVTSQIPDFHNMAWLSVVAALMSFCYSFIGLGLGFSKVIDNRGIKGSIVGIPTRSAAQKIWLVFQALGDIAFAYPYSIILLEIQDTLKSPPPENQTMKKASISAIVITTFFYLCCSCFGYAAFGNDTPGNLLTGFYEPFWLVDFANACIVLHLVGGYQVYSQPVFAFVEKGATQKYPESRFINKFYAIKLPVLPAIHLNFFRLCFRTLYVISTTAIAIAFPYFNQVLGILGALNFWPMTIYFPVEMYIVQRKIGAWTKKWILLEGFSMICLIVSVLGLIGSIEGIVSAKLAKM; this is encoded by the exons ATGGCTGGTGGAATAGAACATAATCCACAAACCCCATTACTGCCAGCAACACTTTCTGCCTCTTCTGATACAAATG ttgtgTACTCAGATAGTGGGAAAAAGGGTACAATATGGACTGCAGTGGCACATGTTATAACAGCGGTTATAGGGGCAGGGGTACTATCACTTGCATGGAGCATAGCACAATTAGGATGGATAGCTGGTCCATTGGCTATTTTGTTCTTTGCAGCAGTGACCCTATTTTCAACTTCCATACTTTGTGATTGCTATAAGTCTCCAGATTCTGAACTTGGCCCTACCACAAATCACTCTTTATTGGAAGCTGCAAGATTTTACTTTG GCAAGAAATGGACGTGGTTTTGTGGTTTGCTTCAGTATGTGAGCTTCTATGGGACTGCTATTGCCTATGTAATTACAAGTGCAACAAGTATGAG AGAAATTCAGAGATCAAATTGTTACCACAAAGGAGGAGAAATAGCCAATTGCCAGACTGGGACAACCACTTTCATGCTGATTTTTGGCATTATTCAGATAGTAACATCGCAGATACCAGATTTTCATAACATGGCGTGGTTATCTGTTGTTGCTGCGTTAATGTCATTCTGTTACTCTTTCATCGGATTGGGCCTTGGATTTTCTAAAGTGATTG ATAATAGGGGTATCAAGGGAAGTATTGTGGGAATACCAACAAGGAGTGCTGCTCAGAAGATATGGCTAGTTTTCCAGGCACTCGGAGACATTGCTTTTGCCTATCCTTATTCGATTATTCTCCTTGAGATACAG GATACACTAAAATCGCCTCCACCAGAAAATCAGACCATGAAGAAGGCGTCAATAAGCGCGATAGTTATCACCACTTTCTTCTATCTATGCTGTAGCTGCTTCGGCTATGCAGCCTTTGGGAACGACACACCAGGGAACCTCTTGACAGGTTTCTACGAGCCATTTTGGCTTGTTGATTTTGCCAATGCCTGCATAGTCCTTCATCTGGTTGGAGGGTATCAG GTATACAGCCAGCCAGTATTCGCATTTGTTGAAAAAGGGGCAACTCAGAAGTACCCTGAGAGCAGattcataaataaattttatgccATCAAACTCCCGGTGTTGCCAGCTATCCACTTGAACTTCTTCCGGTTATGTTTTCGGACTCTATATGTTATATCTACAACAGCAATAGCAATAGCATTTCCTTACTTCAATCAGGTATTAGGAATCTTGGGAGCATTGAACTTTTGGCCTATGACCATCTATTTCCCAGTAGAAATGTATATTGTGCAAAGAAAAATTGGAGCTTGGACAAAAAAATGGATACTTCTTGAAGGTTTCAGTATGATCTGTTTGATTGTATCTGTACTGGGCTTGATTGGATCAATTGAGGGAATAGTTAGTGCTAAATTAGCTAAAATGtaa
- the LOC129891983 gene encoding probable amino acid permease 7 isoform X3 — protein sequence MDVQRSLEQEKTSGKDDVDTIRTGKKWTWFCGLLQYVSFYGTAIAYVITSATSMREIQRSNCYHKGGEIANCQTGTTTFMLIFGIIQIVTSQIPDFHNMAWLSVVAALMSFCYSFIGLGLGFSKVIDNRGIKGSIVGIPTRSAAQKIWLVFQALGDIAFAYPYSIILLEIQDTLKSPPPENQTMKKASISAIVITTFFYLCCSCFGYAAFGNDTPGNLLTGFYEPFWLVDFANACIVLHLVGGYQVYSQPVFAFVEKGATQKYPESRFINKFYAIKLPVLPAIHLNFFRLCFRTLYVISTTAIAIAFPYFNQVLGILGALNFWPMTIYFPVEMYIVQRKIGAWTKKWILLEGFSMICLIVSVLGLIGSIEGIVSAKLAKM from the exons ATGGATGTTCAACGTTCTCTAGAACAAGAGAAAACTTCAGGCAAAGATGATGTAGATACAATTAGAACTG GCAAGAAATGGACGTGGTTTTGTGGTTTGCTTCAGTATGTGAGCTTCTATGGGACTGCTATTGCCTATGTAATTACAAGTGCAACAAGTATGAG AGAAATTCAGAGATCAAATTGTTACCACAAAGGAGGAGAAATAGCCAATTGCCAGACTGGGACAACCACTTTCATGCTGATTTTTGGCATTATTCAGATAGTAACATCGCAGATACCAGATTTTCATAACATGGCGTGGTTATCTGTTGTTGCTGCGTTAATGTCATTCTGTTACTCTTTCATCGGATTGGGCCTTGGATTTTCTAAAGTGATTG ATAATAGGGGTATCAAGGGAAGTATTGTGGGAATACCAACAAGGAGTGCTGCTCAGAAGATATGGCTAGTTTTCCAGGCACTCGGAGACATTGCTTTTGCCTATCCTTATTCGATTATTCTCCTTGAGATACAG GATACACTAAAATCGCCTCCACCAGAAAATCAGACCATGAAGAAGGCGTCAATAAGCGCGATAGTTATCACCACTTTCTTCTATCTATGCTGTAGCTGCTTCGGCTATGCAGCCTTTGGGAACGACACACCAGGGAACCTCTTGACAGGTTTCTACGAGCCATTTTGGCTTGTTGATTTTGCCAATGCCTGCATAGTCCTTCATCTGGTTGGAGGGTATCAG GTATACAGCCAGCCAGTATTCGCATTTGTTGAAAAAGGGGCAACTCAGAAGTACCCTGAGAGCAGattcataaataaattttatgccATCAAACTCCCGGTGTTGCCAGCTATCCACTTGAACTTCTTCCGGTTATGTTTTCGGACTCTATATGTTATATCTACAACAGCAATAGCAATAGCATTTCCTTACTTCAATCAGGTATTAGGAATCTTGGGAGCATTGAACTTTTGGCCTATGACCATCTATTTCCCAGTAGAAATGTATATTGTGCAAAGAAAAATTGGAGCTTGGACAAAAAAATGGATACTTCTTGAAGGTTTCAGTATGATCTGTTTGATTGTATCTGTACTGGGCTTGATTGGATCAATTGAGGGAATAGTTAGTGCTAAATTAGCTAAAATGtaa